The following are encoded in a window of Aromatoleum petrolei genomic DNA:
- the fur gene encoding ferric iron uptake transcriptional regulator, which produces MSENSQNLKNIGLKATYPRLKILDLFQTSDLRHLTAEDVYRLLMAEGMDIGLATVYRVLTQFEQAGLLERHYFESGKAVFELKESGHHDHLVCVQCGKVEEFFDAEIERRQNQIAQERGFAVREHSLYLYADCLRKDCPNRKL; this is translated from the coding sequence ATGTCAGAAAACTCGCAAAACCTAAAAAATATAGGTCTCAAGGCCACCTACCCACGCCTGAAGATCCTTGATCTGTTCCAGACGTCGGACCTGAGGCACCTCACCGCCGAGGACGTGTATCGTCTGCTTATGGCGGAGGGGATGGACATCGGACTTGCCACCGTCTACCGCGTCCTGACGCAGTTCGAACAGGCGGGTCTGCTGGAACGGCACTATTTCGAATCGGGCAAGGCCGTCTTCGAGTTGAAGGAGAGCGGCCATCACGACCACCTCGTCTGCGTGCAGTGCGGCAAGGTGGAGGAATTTTTCGACGCGGAGATCGAGCGCCGGCAGAATCAGATCGCACAGGAGCGGGGTTTCGCAGTCCGCGAACATTCGCTGTACCTGTACGCCGATTGCCTCAGGAAGGACTGCCCGAATCGCAAGCTGTAA
- a CDS encoding outer membrane protein assembly factor BamE — MRVLTLPTVVAVAALVAGCSFTSLTDRLNPHRVDVRQGNYVDQEMVARLKKGMTREQVRFALGTPLVTDVFHADRWDYVYIFRPGRGEPQQRVLSVFFDGDKLDRVSGDVQSGDASGAAAAAQTERSRVIEIPPESKQ, encoded by the coding sequence ATGCGCGTATTGACTCTTCCGACGGTCGTCGCCGTCGCGGCCCTAGTGGCCGGTTGTTCCTTTACCTCGCTCACAGATCGCTTGAATCCCCATCGCGTCGACGTGCGGCAGGGCAATTACGTCGATCAGGAGATGGTCGCGCGCCTCAAAAAGGGTATGACGCGAGAGCAGGTGCGTTTCGCTCTCGGCACTCCGCTCGTGACCGACGTCTTTCACGCCGATCGCTGGGATTACGTCTATATCTTCCGCCCCGGTCGCGGTGAGCCTCAGCAGCGCGTCCTCAGTGTCTTCTTCGACGGGGACAAGCTTGACCGGGTTTCCGGCGACGTGCAGTCGGGCGATGCGTCCGGCGCAGCGGCTGCGGCGCAGACCGAGCGGTCGCGTGTGATCGAAATTCCGCCCGAAAGCAAGCAGTGA
- the dapB gene encoding 4-hydroxy-tetrahydrodipicolinate reductase, producing MNPLRIAVAGASGRMGRMLIEAVLNDCEVVLAAAFDRAGAPFVGRDAGELVGSACGVIITDDVRAAIAAADCVIDFTRPEGTLAHLGIARELGKAMVIGTTGFSAAEKEVIAAAAKDVPVVFAPNMAVGVNAVFKLLEVAARILNEGYDVEVIEAHHRFKVDAPSGTALRMGEVVARELGRNLEDCAIYGREGVTGERRPETIGFSTIRGGDVVGDHTVLFAGIGERIEITHKSGSRMPYALGSVRAARFLAGRKSGMFDMQDVLGLR from the coding sequence ATGAATCCCTTGCGTATTGCAGTTGCAGGCGCATCCGGCCGTATGGGGCGGATGCTGATCGAGGCCGTGCTGAACGACTGCGAGGTTGTCCTTGCTGCGGCGTTCGACCGGGCCGGAGCTCCTTTTGTCGGTCGGGATGCGGGCGAACTGGTGGGCAGCGCCTGCGGTGTCATCATCACCGACGACGTGCGCGCGGCGATCGCAGCGGCCGATTGCGTAATCGATTTCACTCGCCCAGAGGGAACCCTTGCCCATCTCGGCATCGCACGCGAGCTTGGCAAGGCGATGGTGATCGGCACGACAGGTTTTTCCGCGGCAGAGAAGGAGGTCATCGCCGCTGCAGCGAAGGATGTTCCCGTCGTGTTTGCGCCGAACATGGCTGTCGGCGTGAATGCCGTGTTCAAGCTCCTTGAGGTCGCTGCGCGTATCCTCAACGAAGGTTACGACGTGGAAGTCATTGAGGCGCATCACCGCTTCAAGGTCGATGCGCCTTCCGGCACCGCGCTGCGCATGGGCGAGGTGGTTGCGCGCGAGCTCGGGCGGAATCTCGAAGACTGTGCGATCTACGGGCGCGAAGGTGTCACGGGCGAGCGCAGGCCGGAGACGATCGGGTTTTCGACGATCCGTGGGGGAGACGTGGTGGGCGACCATACTGTCCTGTTCGCAGGCATTGGCGAGCGCATCGAGATTACGCACAAGTCCGGCAGTCGCATGCCCTACGCGCTGGGTTCGGTTCGTGCGGCGCGTTTCCTGGCGGGGCGCAAGAGCGGTATGTTCGACATGCAGGACGTTCTCGGCCTGCGCTGA